Proteins encoded in a region of the Corallococcus caeni genome:
- a CDS encoding WapI family immunity protein encodes MFFEDRSGDRFGLRIVGYQFAEGQGAENWLNIEIDAAFLSVEWKATDPALETFEVAELADWLDALAAGTPTQDALRFTEPNLVFERLAGDGNEVRVCVRVTGELRPQPDIHPSSRTELSADFALDADALRRASRSLREQLQRFPPREESEPED; translated from the coding sequence ATGTTCTTCGAGGACAGGAGCGGGGACCGCTTCGGGCTCCGCATCGTGGGCTACCAGTTCGCCGAAGGACAGGGGGCGGAGAACTGGCTGAACATCGAAATCGACGCGGCCTTCTTATCCGTCGAGTGGAAGGCCACGGACCCGGCGCTCGAGACCTTCGAAGTCGCCGAGCTCGCGGACTGGCTGGATGCGCTCGCGGCCGGGACACCCACGCAGGACGCCCTGCGCTTCACCGAACCCAACCTGGTGTTCGAGCGGCTCGCTGGCGACGGGAACGAAGTCCGCGTGTGCGTCCGGGTGACGGGCGAGCTGCGGCCCCAGCCAGACATTCATCCGTCGTCCAGGACGGAATTGAGCGCGGACTTCGCGCTCGACGCGGATGCGCTGAGGCGAGCCTCACGGTCCCTGCGGGAGCAGCTCCAGCGCTTCCCACCTCGTGAGGAGTCTGAGCCCGAGGACTGA
- a CDS encoding LptA/OstA family protein: MIEFLVMALFLAQPTSTQAAVPAAPAVAQATPAPKAGATPAAPAANTPAAPPTAPGTSLAPTGLRNPVDLSADHVTGDRNQAVLTGNVVVKHQTMDIRCDKMTGYYNATRQVTRVVCAGNVRAVDGDRQARGERADYDVPSGVLVVTGSPEARQGNTYLTGTKVRLILGNERLEVENARILVDSPSTTAVPGTRKKAPAPKPPAGATP, translated from the coding sequence GTGATTGAGTTCCTCGTGATGGCGCTGTTCCTGGCCCAGCCCACGTCCACCCAGGCCGCCGTGCCCGCCGCCCCGGCCGTCGCGCAGGCCACCCCGGCCCCGAAGGCCGGCGCCACCCCGGCAGCCCCCGCCGCGAACACCCCGGCCGCGCCGCCGACCGCGCCGGGCACGTCGCTGGCGCCCACGGGCCTGCGCAACCCGGTGGACCTGTCCGCGGACCACGTCACTGGCGACCGCAACCAGGCGGTGCTCACCGGCAACGTGGTGGTGAAGCACCAGACCATGGACATCCGCTGCGACAAGATGACCGGCTACTACAACGCCACCCGCCAGGTGACGCGCGTGGTGTGCGCCGGCAACGTGCGCGCCGTGGACGGCGACCGGCAGGCCCGGGGCGAGCGCGCGGACTACGACGTGCCCTCGGGCGTGCTGGTGGTGACGGGCTCCCCGGAGGCCCGCCAGGGCAACACCTACCTCACCGGCACCAAGGTGCGCCTCATCCTGGGCAACGAGCGCCTGGAGGTGGAGAACGCCCGCATCCTCGTGGACTCCCCGTCCACCACCGCTGTCCCGGGCACCCGCAAGAAGGCCCCCGCGCCCAAGCCGCCGGCGGGCGCGACGCCATGA
- the dtd gene encoding D-aminoacyl-tRNA deacylase → MKAVVQRVLEASVTVDGQRVSEMGPGLLVLLGVGKGDTDADLTWMVEKLATLRIFEDADGKMNLSLEDTSKHLIVVSQFTLYGDARKGRRPSFIDAMEPVAAKALYERACEALRQRGLTVGTGIFAADMKVALVNDGPVTILLESPPKAAAPA, encoded by the coding sequence ATGAAGGCCGTGGTGCAGCGGGTCCTGGAAGCGTCGGTGACGGTGGACGGTCAGCGCGTGAGCGAGATGGGTCCGGGCCTGCTCGTGCTGCTGGGCGTGGGCAAGGGCGACACCGACGCGGACCTGACGTGGATGGTGGAGAAGCTGGCCACGCTGCGCATCTTCGAGGACGCCGACGGCAAGATGAACCTGTCGCTGGAGGACACCTCCAAGCACCTCATCGTCGTCAGCCAGTTCACCCTCTACGGCGATGCACGCAAGGGCCGCCGGCCCAGCTTCATCGACGCGATGGAGCCCGTCGCAGCGAAGGCCCTCTACGAGCGCGCGTGCGAAGCGCTGCGCCAGCGAGGCCTCACCGTGGGCACCGGCATCTTCGCCGCGGACATGAAGGTCGCGCTCGTCAACGACGGGCCCGTCACCATCCTCCTGGAGAGCCCACCGAAGGCCGCGGCTCCGGCCTGA
- a CDS encoding alpha/beta hydrolase family protein, translating to MFRHLAPMGPVLLVSAALLAGGCSSSKKAAEAPRTDHASLYGADAAYAVGVTQTLTYEDAVRHRTLKPLVWYPVAPGTPMDNRAPSDLFKPFYGAKDAPLSDARERWPVVLLSHGSGGSVMDLSWFGSNLAAHGFVVVALNHPGNTYGDTSPEGFARAYERPQDFTVILDHLLKDPKWGPRVDPERIGATGHSMGGYTALALVGLNLNLEWIEKRCKTPGTREEIGCEGLRDVDYGRIDMKHARASYLDPRVKAAFAMAPGMAASFEARDTADIQKPVELVLAKGDELMPHEAHGMHLVGLLPAATTTTVVLDDAGHFTFLPECYPKGFDVIAMLCRDPVAGTRPASHARTNAEGVAFFRRALEVR from the coding sequence ATGTTCCGCCACCTCGCCCCGATGGGGCCCGTGCTCCTCGTCTCCGCCGCGCTGCTGGCGGGGGGCTGTTCCTCCTCGAAGAAGGCGGCGGAGGCTCCGCGCACGGACCACGCGTCGCTCTACGGCGCGGATGCGGCGTACGCGGTGGGCGTCACGCAGACGCTGACGTACGAGGACGCAGTCCGCCACCGCACGCTGAAGCCGCTGGTCTGGTACCCGGTGGCACCCGGCACGCCCATGGACAACCGCGCGCCGTCGGACCTGTTCAAGCCCTTCTACGGCGCGAAGGACGCACCGCTGTCGGACGCGCGCGAGCGCTGGCCGGTGGTGCTGCTGTCGCACGGCAGCGGGGGCTCGGTGATGGACCTGTCCTGGTTCGGTTCGAACCTGGCGGCGCACGGCTTCGTCGTCGTGGCGTTGAACCACCCGGGCAACACCTACGGCGACACCAGCCCGGAGGGCTTCGCGCGCGCCTACGAGCGCCCACAGGACTTCACGGTCATCCTGGACCACCTGCTGAAGGACCCGAAGTGGGGCCCGCGCGTGGATCCGGAGCGCATCGGCGCGACGGGGCACTCGATGGGCGGCTATACGGCGCTGGCGCTGGTGGGGCTGAACCTGAACCTGGAATGGATTGAGAAGCGCTGCAAGACGCCGGGCACCCGCGAGGAGATTGGCTGTGAGGGGCTGCGCGACGTGGACTACGGCCGCATCGACATGAAGCACGCCCGAGCGTCGTATCTGGATCCGCGAGTGAAGGCCGCGTTCGCGATGGCGCCGGGCATGGCGGCGTCCTTCGAGGCGCGGGACACCGCCGACATCCAGAAGCCCGTGGAGCTGGTGCTGGCCAAGGGCGACGAGCTGATGCCGCACGAAGCGCACGGCATGCATCTGGTGGGACTGCTGCCGGCCGCGACCACGACGACGGTGGTCCTGGACGACGCGGGGCACTTCACCTTCCTGCCCGAGTGCTACCCGAAGGGCTTCGACGTCATCGCGATGCTGTGCCGAGACCCGGTGGCCGGGACGCGCCCGGCCTCGCACGCGCGCACGAACGCGGAAGGCGTAGCGTTCTTCCGCCGCGCGCTGGAGGTGCGCTGA
- a CDS encoding ABC transporter permease, with amino-acid sequence MSTAHRFRLHSWGARFGLAVACVWVFTALFAPWLSPHSPDAIDLTRELSPPTSGHLLGTGENGIDVLTHVLYGARVSLEVSFFAVVLSAAVGITLGGIAGYAGGLVDEALMRLVDVLLAFPGILLALFITSVLGPSLANVVFALSFTGWTGYARLTRGQVLTLRERDYVQAARALGSGPGRILVRHLLPNAAGPLLVQATFALPGAIVAEASLSFLGLGVPPGTPSWGALVDQGTQYLLVAPHVALFPGIALALTVLGFNLLGDALRDAMDPRHEGR; translated from the coding sequence GTGAGCACGGCCCACCGCTTCCGGCTTCACTCCTGGGGCGCCCGGTTCGGGCTCGCCGTCGCATGCGTCTGGGTGTTCACCGCGCTGTTCGCGCCGTGGCTCAGCCCCCACTCGCCGGACGCCATCGACCTCACGCGCGAGCTGTCGCCTCCGACGTCCGGCCACCTGCTGGGCACGGGGGAGAACGGCATCGACGTGCTCACCCACGTTCTCTACGGCGCGCGCGTGTCGCTGGAGGTGTCCTTCTTCGCCGTGGTGCTGTCCGCCGCGGTGGGCATCACGCTGGGCGGCATCGCGGGCTACGCGGGCGGGCTCGTGGACGAAGCGCTGATGCGGCTGGTGGACGTGCTGCTCGCCTTCCCCGGCATCCTGCTGGCGCTGTTCATCACCTCTGTGCTGGGCCCCAGCCTCGCGAACGTCGTGTTCGCGCTCTCCTTCACCGGATGGACGGGCTACGCGCGGCTGACGCGTGGACAGGTGCTCACCCTGCGCGAGCGTGACTACGTGCAGGCCGCTCGGGCCCTGGGCAGCGGTCCGGGCCGCATCCTCGTGCGGCACCTGCTGCCCAACGCGGCGGGGCCGCTGCTCGTGCAGGCGACCTTCGCGCTGCCGGGCGCCATCGTCGCGGAGGCGTCCCTGAGCTTCCTGGGGCTGGGCGTCCCCCCGGGCACCCCATCGTGGGGCGCGCTTGTGGACCAGGGAACGCAGTACCTGCTGGTGGCGCCACACGTGGCCCTCTTCCCCGGCATCGCGCTGGCGCTCACCGTGCTGGGCTTCAACCTCCTGGGCGATGCGCTGCGCGACGCGATGGATCCGCGCCACGAGGGCCGGTGA
- the hpf gene encoding ribosome hibernation-promoting factor, HPF/YfiA family, with protein sequence MQLNITFRQFGASDSLKEYAREKVDRVNRLLDRAGEAHVVLSLERHLHHADITIHSGAWILRGREKSDDMYASIDLAMDKIERQLRRYRDKLKSHHGKEKVHHRQDLVNNLKVRHDVFEVHDAEEAAEPSSPATLQAAPAAEPRQPVAESGVARLVRTTHLAIQSLSVDDAVMQMNLMNNDFYVFQNQQSQALSIVYRRKEGGFGLIEPHLPEAPVAATGT encoded by the coding sequence ATGCAGCTCAACATCACCTTCCGTCAGTTCGGAGCGTCGGATTCCCTGAAGGAGTACGCCCGTGAAAAGGTCGATCGGGTGAACCGACTGCTGGACCGGGCTGGTGAGGCCCACGTCGTGCTCTCGTTGGAGCGCCACCTGCACCACGCGGACATCACCATCCACTCCGGCGCCTGGATCCTCCGGGGGCGTGAGAAGAGCGATGACATGTACGCGTCCATCGACCTGGCGATGGACAAGATCGAGCGCCAGCTGCGCCGCTACCGCGACAAGCTCAAGTCGCACCACGGCAAGGAGAAGGTGCACCACCGCCAGGACCTGGTGAACAACCTCAAGGTCCGCCACGACGTCTTCGAGGTCCACGACGCGGAGGAGGCCGCCGAGCCGTCCTCGCCCGCCACCCTCCAGGCCGCCCCCGCCGCGGAGCCCCGGCAGCCGGTGGCCGAGTCGGGCGTCGCCCGGCTGGTGCGCACCACGCACCTGGCCATCCAGTCGCTGTCGGTGGACGACGCGGTGATGCAGATGAACTTGATGAACAACGACTTCTACGTGTTCCAGAACCAGCAGTCCCAGGCGCTGTCCATCGTCTACCGCCGCAAGGAGGGTGGGTTCGGCCTCATCGAACCGCACCTGCCCGAAGCTCCGGTGGCCGCCACGGGCACCTGA
- a CDS encoding ABC transporter permease: MSRRLMSAVIAMVGALLLVSLFLHLVPGDPVDVMLGEQATQVDRAALRQAVGLDLPWYAQLWTFARDLATGELRTSLPPFQRKVLPALGAALPYTLLLTVAAMAVSLVLALPLGVMAAARRGTPVDAAAMGVSVAGVALPRFWLGPVLIILFALKLDWLPVSGAESWKHLVLPAFTLGTALAAFLARMTRATMLEALREDYVTVARAKGLSPRVVLWKHAFRNALLPLVTVLGLEFGALLGGAIVTEKVFAWPGMGTLLLTAIEKRDYNTVRATVLLFTFSYVLVNTLTDVAYAWVDPRVRRRS, translated from the coding sequence ATGAGCCGGCGGTTGATGTCCGCGGTCATCGCGATGGTGGGGGCGTTGCTGCTCGTGTCGCTGTTCCTGCACCTCGTGCCGGGCGACCCGGTGGACGTGATGCTGGGGGAACAGGCGACGCAGGTGGACCGCGCGGCGCTGCGGCAGGCCGTGGGGTTGGACCTGCCGTGGTACGCGCAGCTCTGGACGTTCGCTCGCGACCTGGCCACCGGGGAGCTGCGCACGTCGCTGCCTCCGTTTCAGCGCAAGGTGCTTCCGGCCCTGGGCGCGGCGCTGCCGTACACGCTGCTGCTCACGGTGGCGGCCATGGCCGTGTCGCTGGTGCTGGCGCTGCCCCTGGGCGTGATGGCGGCGGCGCGGCGTGGAACTCCGGTGGACGCGGCGGCGATGGGCGTGTCCGTCGCGGGGGTCGCCCTGCCCCGCTTCTGGTTGGGCCCCGTGCTCATCATCCTCTTCGCGCTGAAGCTGGACTGGCTGCCCGTGTCCGGCGCGGAGTCGTGGAAGCACCTGGTGCTGCCCGCGTTCACGCTGGGCACCGCGCTCGCCGCGTTCCTCGCGCGGATGACTCGCGCCACGATGCTCGAAGCGCTGCGCGAGGATTACGTCACCGTGGCCCGGGCCAAGGGGCTGTCTCCCCGCGTGGTGTTGTGGAAGCACGCCTTCCGCAACGCGCTGCTGCCACTGGTGACCGTGCTGGGCCTGGAGTTCGGCGCGTTGCTGGGCGGTGCCATCGTGACGGAGAAGGTGTTCGCATGGCCGGGCATGGGCACGCTGCTGCTCACCGCCATCGAGAAGCGCGACTACAACACCGTGCGCGCGACGGTGCTCCTCTTCACCTTCAGCTACGTCCTGGTCAACACGCTCACGGACGTGGCCTATGCGTGGGTCGACCCTCGCGTGCGGAGGCGCTCGTGA
- a CDS encoding PTS sugar transporter subunit IIA, with amino-acid sequence MRIADFLSPQAVVADMQSRTKPEVLRELSATLARAHPNLREDRLVAVLQEREKLGSTGIGEGVAIPHGKLAGMDSLQAAFCVSRAGVDFESIDGKPTHLFFALVAPENSAGVHLKALARISRLFKNPRFRAAILEAPTAADIHALIVQEDARP; translated from the coding sequence TTGAGAATCGCCGATTTCCTCAGCCCCCAGGCGGTCGTCGCGGACATGCAGTCCCGCACGAAACCGGAGGTGCTGCGCGAGCTGAGTGCCACGCTGGCCCGGGCGCACCCGAATCTGCGCGAGGACCGGCTGGTGGCGGTGCTCCAGGAACGCGAGAAGCTGGGCAGCACGGGCATTGGTGAAGGCGTGGCCATTCCGCACGGCAAGCTGGCGGGCATGGACAGCCTCCAGGCGGCCTTCTGCGTGTCGCGGGCGGGCGTGGACTTCGAGTCCATCGACGGCAAGCCCACGCACCTGTTCTTCGCGCTGGTGGCGCCGGAGAACAGCGCGGGGGTGCACCTGAAGGCGCTGGCGCGCATCTCGCGCCTGTTCAAGAACCCGCGCTTCCGGGCGGCCATCCTCGAAGCGCCCACGGCCGCGGACATCCACGCCCTCATCGTCCAGGAAGACGCGCGGCCCTGA
- a CDS encoding ABC transporter substrate-binding protein, with the protein MDAPPDIHLVTDAMPPLPFRAVRVFVVALALALDSGCRAPAPPAGITVLLEAPPDSLDDRFALTAHGQRLAQLISPGLLTFDDASRPVPQLAESFREVSPTVMEFVLRPGLTFHDGSALTAEDVKATFDALRDPKLGSPKRERYEPVDRVEVVDARTVRFHLKRPYAPLLAELSAAILPSERVGPGGIEAQGAHPVGAGPFRFESWPDEEHLTLVPFEGWHGGKPAVSRLTFRVVRDETTRVLELLKGRADLVVNNVSPAVLPALREAPHLRVVTKPGTGFTYLGLNLREGPLADVRVRQALCHLIDVRPLVEHKLHGLAEPASSMLPREHWAFTATPGCGYAPEEAARLLDAAGYPDPDGPGGRPRLSFTFKTSTDRFRRAVALVLKEQLAKGGVAVEVRALEFGTFFEDVRRGRFELFTLKWAAVMEPDLLRGAFHSANIPGPENHWGGFNRGALKDPALDRVLDAATQASREERKTLYAEAQRELDADLPVIPLWHEASVAVVSSRLADFEPSAHGLLLPLAKAREVTPERGGTP; encoded by the coding sequence ATGGACGCTCCGCCTGACATCCACCTCGTGACAGACGCCATGCCTCCCCTGCCCTTTCGTGCCGTCCGGGTGTTCGTCGTCGCGCTGGCGCTGGCGCTTGACTCCGGCTGCCGGGCCCCGGCGCCGCCCGCGGGCATCACGGTGTTGTTGGAGGCCCCACCGGACAGCCTGGATGATCGCTTCGCCCTCACGGCCCATGGACAGCGGCTGGCGCAGCTCATCAGCCCGGGGCTCCTCACCTTCGATGACGCCAGCCGGCCGGTGCCCCAGCTGGCGGAGTCCTTCCGGGAGGTCTCCCCCACGGTGATGGAGTTCGTCCTGCGCCCGGGGCTCACCTTCCACGACGGCAGCGCCCTCACCGCCGAGGACGTGAAGGCCACCTTCGACGCCTTGCGGGATCCGAAGCTGGGCAGCCCCAAGCGCGAGCGGTACGAGCCGGTGGACCGGGTGGAGGTGGTGGACGCCCGCACGGTGCGCTTCCACCTGAAGCGCCCCTATGCGCCGCTGCTCGCGGAGCTGTCCGCGGCCATCCTTCCTTCCGAGCGCGTGGGGCCCGGAGGCATCGAGGCGCAAGGGGCGCATCCGGTGGGCGCGGGCCCGTTCCGGTTCGAGTCGTGGCCGGACGAGGAGCACCTGACGCTGGTGCCCTTCGAGGGCTGGCATGGAGGCAAGCCCGCCGTGTCGCGGCTGACGTTCCGGGTGGTGCGCGACGAGACGACGCGGGTGCTGGAGCTGCTCAAGGGACGCGCGGACCTGGTGGTGAACAACGTGTCGCCGGCGGTGCTGCCCGCGCTCCGGGAGGCGCCGCACCTGCGCGTGGTGACGAAGCCGGGCACGGGCTTCACGTACCTGGGGCTCAACCTGCGCGAGGGGCCGCTCGCGGACGTGCGCGTGAGGCAGGCGCTGTGCCACCTCATCGACGTGCGCCCGCTGGTGGAGCACAAGCTGCACGGGCTGGCGGAGCCCGCGTCCAGCATGCTGCCCCGCGAGCACTGGGCGTTCACGGCCACGCCAGGGTGCGGCTACGCGCCGGAGGAAGCGGCCCGGCTGCTGGACGCGGCGGGGTATCCGGATCCGGATGGGCCTGGGGGGCGGCCGCGTTTGTCCTTCACGTTCAAGACGAGCACGGACCGCTTCCGGCGCGCGGTGGCGCTGGTGCTCAAGGAGCAGTTGGCGAAGGGCGGCGTGGCGGTGGAGGTGCGGGCGCTGGAGTTCGGGACGTTCTTCGAGGACGTGCGCCGGGGACGCTTCGAGCTGTTCACGTTGAAGTGGGCCGCCGTGATGGAGCCGGACCTGCTCCGGGGCGCGTTCCATTCCGCGAACATCCCCGGGCCGGAGAACCACTGGGGCGGGTTCAACCGGGGCGCGCTGAAGGACCCGGCGCTGGACCGCGTGCTGGACGCGGCGACGCAGGCGTCGCGGGAGGAACGCAAGACGCTGTACGCGGAGGCGCAGCGGGAGCTGGACGCGGACCTGCCCGTCATCCCGCTGTGGCATGAGGCGAGCGTCGCTGTGGTGTCCTCGAGGCTCGCGGACTTCGAGCCCAGCGCGCATGGCCTGCTGCTGCCGCTGGCGAAGGCACGCGAAGTGACGCCCGAGCGAGGGGGCACACCGTGA
- the rpoN gene encoding RNA polymerase factor sigma-54, producing MAMELKQSLKLAQQLVMTPQLQQAIKLLQLSRMELLDQVREEMEQNPLLEQPEEGMPGEVSEKEPGEASLEADNAEIARDVDLPSATPETAQEFKADGEGPPEIDWESYLNSYQFNEPTTASNKGNVATDDLPSFEANMVKKEDLVDHLQEQLGTLRLNEAERRVAVLILGNLDDDGYLKLPEIEGDPLIRLSNEADVPMHVAERTLRRIQNLEPRGCGARDLQECLLIQLQAMKDPNAALLGLIIKRHMKYLESKNLPAIAKDLKVTLDEVVAAAKLLPKLDPRPGRNFSGDDAQYITPDVFVYKLGDEDYTVVLNDDGLSKLRISGMYRNALKNGAVSPGQTKEFIQDKLRSAMWLIRSIHQRQRTIYKVTESIVKFQRDFLDKGIAHLKPLILRDVAEDIGMHESTVSRVTTSKYVHTPQGIFELKYFFNSSIARVSGEDTASEAVKHHIKQLVSQEDPRNPYSDQKIVELLRSQGTEIARRTVAKYREVLGILPSSKRKKYF from the coding sequence ATGGCGATGGAACTCAAACAGAGCCTGAAGCTCGCGCAGCAGCTGGTGATGACGCCCCAGCTGCAGCAGGCCATCAAGCTCCTCCAGCTCTCGCGAATGGAGCTCCTGGACCAGGTCCGCGAGGAGATGGAGCAGAACCCCCTGCTGGAGCAGCCCGAGGAGGGCATGCCCGGCGAGGTGAGCGAGAAGGAGCCTGGCGAGGCCTCGCTCGAGGCGGACAACGCGGAAATCGCGCGCGACGTGGACCTGCCGTCGGCGACGCCTGAAACGGCCCAGGAGTTCAAGGCGGACGGCGAGGGCCCCCCGGAGATTGACTGGGAGTCCTACCTCAACAGCTACCAGTTCAACGAGCCCACCACCGCCTCCAACAAGGGCAACGTGGCCACGGACGACCTGCCGTCGTTCGAAGCCAACATGGTGAAGAAGGAGGACCTGGTCGACCACCTCCAGGAGCAACTGGGCACGCTGCGGCTCAACGAGGCCGAGCGCCGCGTGGCGGTGCTCATCCTGGGGAACCTGGACGACGACGGCTACCTCAAGCTGCCGGAGATTGAAGGCGACCCGCTCATCCGCCTGTCCAACGAGGCGGACGTGCCCATGCACGTGGCCGAGCGCACCCTGCGCCGCATCCAGAACCTGGAGCCCCGGGGCTGCGGCGCGCGCGACCTGCAGGAGTGCCTGCTCATCCAGCTGCAGGCGATGAAGGACCCGAACGCGGCGCTGCTGGGCCTCATCATCAAGCGCCACATGAAATATCTGGAGAGCAAGAACCTCCCGGCCATCGCCAAGGACCTCAAGGTCACCCTGGACGAGGTGGTCGCGGCGGCGAAGCTGCTCCCGAAGCTGGACCCGCGGCCGGGCCGCAACTTCAGCGGGGATGACGCGCAGTACATCACCCCCGACGTCTTCGTCTACAAGCTGGGGGACGAGGACTACACCGTGGTCCTCAACGACGACGGCCTGTCCAAGCTGCGCATCTCCGGCATGTACCGGAACGCGCTCAAGAACGGCGCGGTGAGCCCCGGGCAGACGAAGGAGTTCATCCAGGACAAGCTGCGCAGCGCGATGTGGCTCATCCGCTCCATCCACCAGCGGCAGCGGACCATCTACAAGGTCACCGAGAGCATCGTGAAGTTCCAGCGGGACTTCCTGGACAAGGGCATCGCGCACCTGAAGCCCCTCATCCTGCGCGACGTGGCGGAGGACATCGGCATGCACGAGTCCACCGTCAGCCGCGTCACCACGAGCAAGTACGTCCACACGCCGCAGGGTATCTTCGAGCTGAAGTACTTCTTCAACTCGTCCATCGCACGCGTGTCCGGCGAGGACACGGCCAGCGAGGCCGTGAAGCACCACATCAAGCAGCTCGTGTCGCAGGAAGACCCGCGCAACCCGTACTCGGACCAGAAGATCGTGGAGTTGCTGCGCTCGCAGGGCACCGAAATCGCCCGCCGCACGGTGGCCAAGTACCGCGAGGTGCTGGGCATCCTCCCCAGCAGCAAGCGCAAGAAGTACTTCTAG
- a CDS encoding GNAT family N-acetyltransferase yields MDPVLPTDVGVPRRDPVPLVVPPVTLEGRTVRLEPMTPEHVPALAAVCEPDIFAHFSRVLRTEADVADYVAAALKATAAGTERPFVIREQAGGAVVGTTRYLDISREYRTLEIGSTWLARRVWRSRVNTECKYLLLTHAFESLGVMRVQLKTDRRNVRSRAAIERLGATFEGILRNHMLVRGGVVRDSAYYGFIDAEWPGVKARLEGLLARE; encoded by the coding sequence ATGGACCCCGTGCTCCCCACCGATGTCGGCGTTCCCCGCCGTGACCCCGTGCCGCTCGTCGTCCCGCCCGTCACCCTGGAGGGGCGGACGGTGCGGCTGGAGCCCATGACTCCGGAGCACGTGCCCGCGCTCGCGGCCGTCTGCGAGCCGGACATCTTCGCCCACTTCTCGCGCGTGCTGCGCACGGAGGCGGACGTGGCGGACTACGTCGCCGCCGCGCTGAAGGCGACCGCCGCGGGCACGGAGCGGCCGTTCGTCATCCGCGAGCAGGCAGGCGGCGCGGTGGTGGGCACCACGCGCTACCTGGACATCTCCCGCGAGTACCGCACGCTGGAGATCGGCTCCACGTGGCTGGCGCGGCGGGTGTGGCGCTCGCGGGTGAACACCGAGTGCAAGTACCTGCTCCTCACGCACGCCTTCGAGTCGCTGGGCGTGATGCGCGTGCAGCTGAAGACCGACCGGCGCAACGTGCGCTCGCGCGCCGCCATCGAGCGGCTGGGCGCCACCTTCGAGGGCATCCTGCGCAACCACATGCTCGTGCGCGGCGGCGTGGTGCGGGACAGCGCGTACTACGGGTTCATCGACGCGGAGTGGCCCGGCGTGAAGGCGCGGCTCGAAGGACTGCTGGCGCGGGAGTGA
- the lptB gene encoding LPS export ABC transporter ATP-binding protein produces the protein MSGAKLFAEGLQKSFRKRQVVRDVSFNVAPGEVVGLLGPNGAGKTTSFNMVVGLVTPDAGRVRVGDEDLTHLPMHRRARRGVGYLPQEASVFRKLTVRENFLAVLELQKGLTAQDRKQRADTLLEEFGLSHVAESWGETLSGGERRRAEIARSLIPAPRFILFDEPFAGVDPINVGDLQRQIHLLRQRGLGILITDHNVQDTLGICDRAYIIAQGQILEEGTPAQIAGSARARAVYLGDRFRLQAP, from the coding sequence ATGAGCGGCGCGAAGCTGTTCGCCGAGGGGCTCCAGAAGTCCTTCCGCAAGCGCCAGGTGGTCCGCGACGTGTCCTTCAACGTCGCTCCGGGTGAAGTCGTGGGCCTGCTGGGCCCCAACGGCGCCGGCAAGACGACGAGCTTCAACATGGTCGTGGGCCTGGTGACGCCGGACGCGGGCCGGGTGCGCGTGGGCGACGAGGACCTCACCCACCTGCCCATGCACCGCCGCGCCCGCCGGGGCGTGGGCTACCTGCCGCAGGAGGCCTCCGTCTTCCGCAAGCTCACGGTGCGCGAGAACTTCCTCGCCGTGCTGGAGCTCCAGAAGGGGCTCACCGCCCAGGACCGCAAGCAGCGCGCGGACACCCTCCTGGAGGAGTTCGGCCTCTCCCACGTCGCCGAGTCCTGGGGCGAGACGCTCTCCGGCGGCGAGCGGCGGCGCGCCGAAATCGCCCGCAGCCTCATCCCCGCCCCCCGCTTCATCCTCTTCGACGAGCCCTTCGCCGGCGTGGACCCCATCAACGTGGGTGACCTCCAGCGTCAGATCCACCTCCTGCGGCAGCGGGGCCTGGGCATCCTCATCACCGACCACAACGTCCAGGACACCCTGGGCATCTGCGACCGGGCCTACATCATCGCACAGGGTCAGATCCTCGAAGAGGGGACCCCCGCGCAGATCGCCGGTTCGGCCCGCGCGAGGGCCGTCTACCTGGGAGACCGGTTCCGTCTCCAGGCTCCGTGA